ATGTGCAAAGGAAAGAAGAGAAATATACTTCACCTATAGCTGAGGTGACGAAAGATGTAGTCAATATATGTCATATACCTAGCCCTTCACCTCCTTGGAGGACTAAAGTAGTGGAAAAGTCTGCAAATTTCAACCAAGGTTTATGTCTGACCATCACAGAAGAGACATTTTCTGAAAATTTACATTTTACAGCCTGCCTAAGGGATGCTTCACCCAATGCTAGCAAAGGGTATTGTGGGCATAGATTTCAAGAGGAAAGTCAAGATCAACAACAAAAGTCAAAGAGAACCTTTGATCAGGTGGACCAGAGTCCATTTTCAATCAGCTCTCGCAGGAAGAAATCTAATGCTGAGTATAAACGTGGATGTGAAATACCAGAATTCCAGCCAGTTGTTCACACTGGTTTAACCAGGGAAATACGGGCACTAGGATTAGATCCTGCAGAATCCAACTGCAAAAGTCCTAATGTAACTAATGGGGATTTCGGAGAGACCATCAGTATATCTGAAAGAATATCTGAGGTTACACCTGTCACTCCTTTAGCGAAGAACCTGTTGAGTGAACTGGATGAACAATGTGAAAAGGAGAATTGTGGAGATGACTTTAATTGTAGTTTTCAGACTGATGAGCATGATATGAGTCTAAAAAGAAGCTTGAGTATGTATTCAGCCTCTTCAACTCAGGATGTATCTTGCACAGAAAGTCATTCTGAGAAAGCATTAGACACAAGTATCAAAGACACTTCATTTGAGGAGCTCACAATTAAGGACCAAGTGTCTCCACAGTCTTGCCTCCTTGGTAAAATGCTGCCTTTTCCTCAGTGTACAGCTCCAATGCATCAGCTTGTAAATGCTGATAGGAGCCATCATATGGGTCATTCAACAGAAGGTGGTTATGACCTTCAACCATCATTCATGGTCAATCCTTTGACTTCATATCAAAACAAGCCTATTGTAGGATTTCGAAGTTATTGTAGTCCAATATATGAATCTGATTTGTCCATACAATCTAGGATGAGTGTTGATTCTGTAGAGAAGATGGATACATCCCTTTGCACTAGTAGCTACCCACGAGCTGCAACACCTTTACCAAGAGCCCAACCATACAGAGTGACAGGGTCATCTCAGGTAATTTATCCTTTGATATAATTATATTGCTGTAACTTATACGTTGAAGACCTGTTTGAGAAGGTTATGTTTAAACAAATCAAATGTAGAATAATGATACTGTATAACGAGCAATTCTTTTTGGAttaagtttattttaattttaaaatgtctcaATTTCTCTTGGATTATTTCACACTGGTGTGGACAGAAGCAAACTGGAAATTGGATAGAATTTGCATTACAGgaagaagccatttagcccaattGGATTGTGTTTATGCTCAACCCTTTATTGGCATATCATGTCAAGTGCCTTTTGAAATGGGAGGGACAACTATCTGAACTCCTGCAATGTGCTTGTGGGATGTGAGCCCAGGTGACCTGTTTCCTCAACTATTAATGCAATGTTCTTGGAATAAATACAGGGTGCTTCACCTCTTGCACACCCATCCAGCAAAAATATATTTCTTTACCTAAAAGATGCATAACTTGTACATGTATAGTAAGATATGACTGTGAAGTCAGTGTATTATTTGCTAACTTTGCAGTTTCGATAATAATTTGCCTGAGTATATAAAAGAGAGATATAAAATACATCAAGCCTTTGGATGAGATCTGTACTCCTACCTCTTTCATAGTTAGCATTTATTGTACTTGTAATATGTTCTACTTGCTAGTGCATAGCTCATGTTATATTGGCAAATTTAGTCCTGAgagatacctttttaaaaaattgtatagAATTGTGACACTGTAAAATGAAACCTCGTTCACTTTTAgcacttctgtgtgaaaatgattATTCATTTCAAGCTTTATCCCTTAAATCTTAAATGGTGAGAATCTAAACTAAACactcaaaataaataaatcatcatGAGAAAGAGGGAGATAGTTTAATGTTTTACATAGAGTCCTTTACTAGAAGTTGCAATATTTACATGGTTTGCAGCATAGTTTGGGTACCGTTTTAAAACTTGCTAATTGGTTAATGTTTACCTCACTTCTTTTTTCACCACCACTACTACTCTCCCTCGTTTATCCTCGCTTATTCAGAAGGCATGATGCCCTTACTAAGACAATATACAGATGCTGGGCTTTATTCACACACCTGTCTGTCTCTTCAGTCATTCTTCACATTATACAGAGCGTTGTGACAGTCCCATGGAAGGGACTATGGATGAGTTGAGAGGAAAGCTTGGTTTTATCACAAATAAACTGATTCTTTCCCTCATTTGCCATCCAAGCACATAATAGCTAATTGCAAACTCATCAGAAATGGCTGAACTTGGTTCAATTTTCCCAATGTAGTACTTTTGCCATTGCTATGAGATCAGCCAAGTTCTACTACAGCACTGGTGAATCTGGAGTATCCAAGTTGCACTACTGAGCAGCATCAGTAGCTCATGTAAAGACTACATTTCCATCTAGTGGAAAAATCCAGTATTTCAGCACAACTTCACAGATGAGCATGATTttaaattagatttcctacagtgttgaaacaggccctttggcacaacagtccacactgaccctccgaagagtaacccacccagacccatttccctctgactaatgcacctaacactctgggcaatttagcatggccgttTCACCCCACCTGCacatattttggactgtgggaggaaaccggagcacccggaggaaacccacgcaaacatggggagaatgtgcaaactccacaccgacagtcgcccGAAACTGggacactggcactgtgaggcagcagtgctaatcactgtgctacCCTTGTTTTGTTCCCTTCAATTGGATTTGATTGGTAACAGGGGTGGACATGTTTCCTCTATAGTGTTCTTTACAGTTAGGGACCTAACCCAAATTTCTGTGGCATTTCACCATTACAAACATTAATGGTGAAAAAAGAAGTGAGGTAAACATTAACCAATTAGCAAGTTTTAAAACGGTACCCAAACTATGCTGCAAACCCAGTCAGAAATAATTTCTTTGGCTAATACTGTATACCTTGCTTCTTCTCTAATGTTTTATTTGCAGGTTACTGTTACAAATGTCTGAAGTAATTGGTTTAATTTTGAATTCAGTGTAGGTGCCTTTGTATTTCATTGCATGCTTTTGAGAAGTCTAGTCATGCTTTATCAGCACTCTACCAACCATTTGGCAGCTAATTTCGCCATAATTCAAGGAAACTGATCCGACTGGACCTACGTTTCTGAAGCTGTTAACAATTTTATAAGCAGTTCTCAACTTTGTTCCTaaagatacattttgttttgcCGATTGACCTAACACATCTCTCAAtcctgtagagtcatagagtctctGAAatatacagtgcagaaacagacccttccatccagctcgttcatgccgaccagatgtccaaagttaatctagtcccatttcccagcatttggcccatttccctcaaaacccttccaattcatatacccctTCAAAGGTCttttcatgttgtaattgtataagcctccaccacttcctctggcagctcattccctcaCACagatcaccttctgtgtgaaaaagttgccctttggtcCCTCTTAAatatttcccccctcaccttaatcttatgccctctagttttgaatttccttactctggggaaaagaccttgattctTCCCCCTATCCATGATGttttaaacttctataaaggtcacccctcagcctctactacagggaatacagccccagcctattcagtctctccctatagctcaaatcctcaaaattGGACGCagtattcaaaagtggcctaaccaatgttctgtaacataacctcctaactcctaCATACTTGAACTTACTGAATTACTTTGTTTCTAATCCAGTAGAACCTCCCCCTATATTTGCTGACTGCCTATCTTCTCATCAATCAGCTTTTGGTATATTTCACCTCGACTCACTTTAGTACCATTGGCATTTACTGACTATGGACCCTTTTAAAACTGAGTTCAGACATTCATGCATTTATTCTTGGAAATCAAAAAATTTATGGGATCTAATGCTTCCTCTAATTGGTCCTTCCAATAATAATAATTTAATATGCAATTAAATCATAATGACTGAAATTCAGGCAATCCAAAACCTAGTCACAACCATAATTATCCATCATTCCTGCCACCGGAGTAATAAATCCAATAGAATGATGTGTGAGATAAGCCAAATTCTAGACTGGTACTCTAGAGTAATCAAATTATTTCAGGCTTGTTATGATGACCAGACTAATCAATTGGAGTAGAATTGGACTATGATAGAACCTGAAATCAAGCAGCTCTGGGCAAGCCCTCGCTGAGATCTTCCTGTTATGAACATTCAAATCTACAGTTCTGACTAAACCTATGAGAAAGTTCAAAGGGTATTTCCATCAGAGGGAAAGTGAAGTTGGTACAAGTGTTAAATTGTTGCCCGAAGTAAAACGTAAATGTTGCTTATTAGAAGATTTTGCTACTGAATTTATTGACTATTCTAAAGCACAAGTTGAATGTCTTAGAAAAGTTTGATAAGCAAGTATCCTTTCCAGCAAGGCAGAGGATGTGAATGGCTGCTTATTCTGATGTGGTTCAAGGCAGCTATAGTAGAGACCATATAGTTGGCCTAATCCTGTAAACTAAAAGGATCCACCTTGGCAAGGGGCCTGGCCCACAAGACATAACAAATGATTTTAAGACAATGGCAGTATCGTGTCCTGTGTGGTAAGCGGTGAAACTACAGCTGCAATGACAGAAGATTGGCTGTGAAATGCTCTCACTGGGTCATTAATGAGTACATGCTGAACATTTTTAAAGCAGATAAAACCATACTGGAATCatcaggatgcagagatgggctgagaggtggcagatggagttcaacctggataaatgtgaggtgatgcattttggaaggtcgaatttgaaagctgagtacaggaataaggataggattcttggcaccTCACCCCGAGGTGGTAGTTGGGAAATCGAGGCCActgttttggaaatatatcaccgttccttcagtgtcactgggtcagaatcctggaattccctccctcagggcattgtgggcctacccacagcacatggactgcagtgggtcaagaaggcagctcacccccaccttctcaagggggcaacttaGGGACacggcaataaatactgggcccagccagcgaccccCACTTCAGGTGTGAGTAACAAGAAAAGTTTCTCTGGTACTTTCTCCCCAATCCCTCACACGTTTCTCTGCTCATTATCCAGACCCCCCTCTTAGAAGCTGCCATTCAATTTGCAATCCCTGATCTGTCAGCTGGTGCATCCTGGATGCTAAACCCTGGTTTGCTTTTCCTGCATGTGACCTCTCGTTCTGCATCTTGTCACGTTCACTCTACGCTCTCTGGTTAAAAATCTCCCAGCATTCGAAGGGGttttccttatttcccaagtcTGAAACCCTTTGTGATTTGAAATTTCCCAATCTGGGACCATCGATGCAGCCCTGACATTGTCCTGTTCCTCTGTGCACCTGGAATAAGCTCACCCTCAGAACTattctttttcactcagaagctgttaagaaagcatatggtgttttggctttcattaacagggggattgagcttaagagtcgtgagatcttgttgcagctctataaaactttggttagactgcacttggaatactgtgtccagttctggtcaccctattataggaaaaatgtggtgctttggagagggttcagaggaggtttaccaggatgctgcctggactggagggcttatcttatgaagagaggttgactgagctcggaccttttttcattggagaaaaggaggaggagaggagacctaattgaggtatacaagataatgagattaaaaatcacacaacaccaggttatagtccaacaggtttaattaatgAGAGacgtagatagagtcgatagccagagactatttcccagagcagaaatgactaacacgaggggtcatagttttaagctggttggaggaaagtatagaggggatgtcagaggcgggttctttacacagtgagttgtgaGAGCGtcgtggaggcagggtcattggggacatttaagagtctgctggacatgcatatggtcacagaaatttgagggtgcatacatgaggattaatggtcggtacaacatcgtgggctgaagggcctgttctgtgctgtactgttctatgttctatcttttgCCAGATGGTTCTCTGATTAAAGATGAAATTCATTATGGGAGTAAGTGAATCAAGAAACATGTCACTACTAACCCACCATTAATGGCAGCAAAACAGTGATGCCTCTTGTGATAGGAAAGATCAAGACGATACATTCTTATGCTTTGTGAATATCAAGAAATCCCGAGGCTAATATAACTACCTATATTATCTCTGGCAGTTTTGAGATGTGAGTTAGGAAGGTGGACAAAACAGACGAAAAGGAACATTATCGTCATTGCAGACAACTGTCCCATACATCCCAACATCACTTGCCTTCGAGCATCATGCTAATGTTCTTGCCATTCAGTCATATAACCAAACTCTAACAAATAGAGCTGACTTCTCAGGTTGTCAAGGCTATTGACAAGCAGGAGAATAAGTAAGAAAATCCCAAATCAAACACTGTAAAACAGTAGATGTGAAAAATggctttattttcaatttatttacaCTTCCAACCTTGAAAATATTGGAAGTTGGTTGTGGAAATAACTTGGTCAACTCTTTTCTTGCTCTGTCTGCTGTCTTCAGACAAATGTGATATAATTGATGTCACCTACTCTGTCAAATGTGTTCCATATTTTCATGCTGTAATGTGAAATCCCAAAGCCTTCACTGTTTCAGATAATGAAACAGGATAGGCAGGCAGAAAGACATTTATTGGACTCTCCAGAATCATTGGCTTTCATGGTTAAAGGACACACTTTATCAAACATTGTCAGTTCTGTTATGCAGAGTATAGTGGTAATTTCCATGATGGTCTTTGTTGGTCGGCTTCATCCTGCATGTTCTATGTCTTGCACAGTCGCATGCCTTTCAAACTCAACTTGGCAGAAGCATTTGGCAACTGTGATTTCCATTGCCATCTTCCATGCTACCTTTATCATGAGTGTAGCCTCAGGAACAATTGGGTTACTCCTGCTCATTTTGGTTTGCCTCCTGGTTTCTCTTTCTTTGCAAGTTCTTttatattgattttattttcagtttcatgCTTCTTTACTATGTTTACTGATCCATGGTTTGTAAACATCCTTCAGATTTGTTAGTTCTGTCCTAACTGTATTCCACTTTTTAATTGAGGGCTTCTTTCCCTCCCATCAGTTAATTTCACCTTGTTATGTAAACTTGgagtttttaaaagttataaacAGTTTGCGAGTATTGGTTAATACTGTTCATCTTTGGCCAATCCTAGTACAATGATTTACTTCATTGTCCTGTTTATCTATTCATAGGGACATTACTACAACCAGTTGAAGTCCATCACGTCTGAGCAGCTACATGTATACATGTGCCAACATTGCAAAAATTGCCTTCATGTTCTAGGAACGTTCAAACCAGCCTAttctttttattttcacttttttgtTTCCAGCAAATGCAAGTGTGGTTcctgttaaagtacagatttgagacggcccagggaatcccttgtgaattcaacctgtaagcctctcaTGATTTGTCCCGAAGATCGTACCTTTAGTagtctgaaattttaaaaaagactcttgcagacagtttagtttaattttaatcattccCTTGTTTACTAAtggcatcactgttacaacataacactgatacctataagccAGGCTAACTGGATTCTAATAATCTAGGAGAGTAGAACATCAGCTCTTCAAGAGCCCTGGCAGTCTACTCCATCATACTATCTCAAACAGACCATCTTTATACACCCCTTTACAAAGGCTGTACTGTCACAAACACAAAAAATTAACAAAAGCGCTGCATGTTCTGAACCAGACAGATAATAGTAAAGGACAATAATTTGGGAAAGAAGTTAATTGATACCGAGTTTTCGTTtcgaggtcagaatcaaacattgTTATCAATATCACAAAGGAACAGCCGTGAATGTTATCACTCGGTGTCTTGTTTATACAGATTCATggatgttaaggcaaatgttcttaattatcttaccctccctgcctgtctatttcctagtgtgcagtaaatgtgttcgataattcaaaattacattttagtctaaatgtttaaggacGCATTTTAAGGCTATAAACTTTGTCGTTTCCATAACTTATTAATTCAGTAATTTAGCCACTGGCATCCTCAGTTAGAACAGCTACCTCGCTTCCTCCTTAGCTGACTACTTCTTTTGTTAATAAACAAGATCATTAATAAGTTAATTGAGTCTCTCATCTTTACCTTAGTCCATTTGTGTCTATCTCCAGATTCAGCTCATATGTTTTAGGTCTAGATAAATTTGCTTTTAACctgtattttaaaaacaaaattaaattcttCCTGAAGTAAAAGAAAATGGCTGGCTGTTCTGAAATGTGAACAGCAATTTTGCACATCACCTCAAATTTTCACTTGATCTGTACTATTATTCTTCCCGTGAATGTATATTTCCACTCCTCGTTCTGAATATTATGTTCCATTTTAAAACAGTAATTAGCTGTTTTAGAATTGTGTTGGAGATGGGAATTTGAGCAAAAACACTGAATCTGAAATAGGACCATTGCAGGTTTACTGAGGATGTAGGCCTCTGGCACCTAGTTATGATTCCTGTTCTATGCCATTGATTTTTAAGTATTGGGAAATCCCAGCATACATCCACTCCTCAACTGTCTAAATTCTAGGTTTTATTTAAGGCTTCCACTGCCCTAGCCAAGTCCATTCTATGTTTTGTGCAGATGGAATTTTTGACATCAATTCGAAATTTTGCTTCTTCAAATTAAATCCATGTTATCCTTTTTGTCATAGTTCAACCTTTTGAAGTAATGCAGCAGGTCCACctttttctctcatttttctgTGTTTGGGCTTTGTGAAACAGTCCAAGTGACATTCATGCAAAGATTAAGAAGCTCAACTTTACCCTCCTCCTCACCTGTTTTAGGAATTAGTCCTGTATGTGTTTTTCTGTTTGAAAGGTTGACTTTGTGCCTTCGTGAGATAGTATCTTGAAATTATCAAAAGCATATTTCATGTAACCATGCTTTTCATTTCTAATGTTTTGGTTCTTGTGTGTAACTGATCTGTTAAATATTATGAACGTCCCTCATATTTTCTCGAATGGTTTTTAAATATTTAGACTCCACTGCTGACCGCTGTGCAAACCCCTTATAGAACTCCGAAAAGTGTACGGAGAGGGCCAGCTCCAACAGAAGGGGATAGAATCCTGGGCACACCAGATTACCTGGCTCCTGAATTGCTCTTGAGAATGCCACATGGTAAGAGAAATTACTATTGTAGCAAAGTGATGAGGATAATtcataaatagaaaatgctaaAAATTCCATCAGTATTTGTAGAGAAAAGGTAGTTTAAAGTTTCAGGCAGATATTCTTCCTTAGAGTCAATATGTTACTAAATCCTTCACTTGATGGAAAAGGAGGGAGAGATAAACAGGTAGTACATTTATTTGAGAGCAAGTTATttgattgactgactgaactgCAAATAATTATTAAAAAGCAGGAATGTGATAAATGCTGTGAAAGATAATCTCAGGCAATGAAAGAATGTTAGAAAGATGAATTGTGAAAATAGCCAATGGTGAAAGGCAAGgcaaatataaaaaggaaaccaGTGAGAAAGTTACAGGAAATAAAAAGACTTAAAGTAAAACCTGAAAATATACagcagatgtattttaaatctgCAACAAATTTGCTCCTTCCTTACTACCTGATTTCGTGCAGTAAATGCAGTACTAATATACAACCAATGAATATCTCAATACATAAATACTTCACCCTAAGCAGCTGGTGTTTGTAGGCACAACAAAACTCcaaaaggatttaaaaaaaaaatctttgtggtGTGAGGCCCTTGGAGAATGTGCTAGAGGATGCCAGAATTTCTCTTGGGATTGTGTATGTGATTTTGAAATTGCTGTGGCAGTCCAGATgtggtgctgaattttgctttgaAGCAACTTTGTGTAttaagtttattttatttttctgggCATTACTGTTTTCACTTTTATGTGAGGAAAGGAGGGACCTTGTTCTAGAAGTGCTTTGCTGACTGGTGAGATTGGAGTCGATTCATTTTTCTCCTGTCATCTTGTCCATTTGGGGATGCATTTGACCACCATTTCTAAATTATTGTCTTTTCCTCCATTACAAAGTGACTGTGATTGGTTTCAATGAGCTGTCAAAAGTGGAGAATAGTGGAGAGGAGGAATTGTCAttgtgggcagcacgatggcacagtggttagcactgctgcctcacagcaccagagacccgggttcaattcctgcctcaggcgactgactgtgtggagtttgcacgttcttcccgtgtctgcgtgggtttcctccgggtgctccggtttcctcccacagtccaaagatgtgcaggtcaggtgaattggccatgctaaattgtccgtagtgttaggtaaggggtaaatgtaggggtatgggtgggttgcgcttcggcggggcggtgtggacttgttgggccgaaggacctgtttccacactgtaagtaatctaatctgcatAAGGTGTACTATTGTGTTACAAATCGCAGTTTTCAATTTGCAGGCAAAAGTTATTTTAACTTGTTTGAAATTTTTAGCAGGTACTAAAAAGGGAATTTTGTTGATGCAGCTCATCAGCCTACAAACCCATACATATTATCAAACACTGCTTAAGGTTTGGCCTTGGTTGCAATATAGATTGAGGGTGTAAAGTTGGCTTTAGTAAATTATTCAAGGACTGAATGTTTTTTGCAAGCACATTTTCGCATTTTCTGTCGGATCATTTATTTTTGGTTCAAAATGTAATGTTTATGCAGCATTATGGATAATGTGGTGGAGTGCCACTTGTGGAAAATGTTCAAAGTTACAGTTTTTccaaaattttcaaaatcattattTACCCCATTCTAGGGAATCACCCCTCTTAGGAACTTACCCAGTTCTCTTTGTGGAACGACTACAAAAATTACATATTTGCTACATCTTTTGATATTATTGCAAAGTTAGGTAGAGTGGTTGTAGATTGGGAGACAGAAGTTAGAATTTGATGTGTGTAAAATTTGAGAAAGCATTGTGTGGTCCCTTTTTAAAAGGTGGTGCTTTCTCTGTGATTTgcaatttaaaatgcaagtacatAGCCTGAATTGAAACATCTGTATCGAAAAGCCTTATAGTTAGGCCAAGCAGTAGCTTTTACCAAGACAGCAGGCTTTTGAATTTAgtcaatcaatttgaaccaggcactTGGATAACagaaaaacctattaaatttaaatctgatggtttcgccaacataggaccaatcctgttgtaagaaatattgatatgtcatTAAGAGTGTAAAAGAAGAGGGCAGCTGGATAGACACCCCAAATCTAACTGCCATCCGCCGGAGCTAACAGCCCTCAGCTCTTGAGAGAGAAGTTGGCTCTCACAGTTATCCATATCGTAGAGAAAGCAGCATCTAAATAATGATACCAACGACTGAGaaggcattcctgacagaagaatcaacggagaaggcacagaacattccagaaggcatgtaacctggctgtaatttcaaGAGTCTAAATGCTATTTTTATTGTGAGTGGGACTTgcatttattggaacagcataccattagaatcttgttttatttgggaatagtTAGTAGTAAGAAGGGATTTATTcaatttgttaatagtttagttaatttgttcactgttagagttggataaataaattgttatttgttgattttaaagtgagtgtcagggatttgtttttatttaactgCTAGAAGCTGCTGtaaagcaggttacaccacttcTCACTGCTTTACAGAT
The sequence above is drawn from the Chiloscyllium plagiosum isolate BGI_BamShark_2017 chromosome 5, ASM401019v2, whole genome shotgun sequence genome and encodes:
- the mastl gene encoding serine/threonine-protein kinase greatwall isoform X2, which encodes MDILNTPSMINPKLDYYRTPGQILSLISSLSFNTVGGKTKDASPILSPMVRNNSNLSFGSLCSPLPQSAKACDKEHKIKGADSSSCSPSLPVRYLTPDFVQSSKRFGASTTSSQSHFYPSSIESGCLNSPLWEKEGSEAVQLITGVMNTGTAVTGKSTGKNGDDKENVRLAISPAEDETSPENGFSEVSGCNQMRATPFNNVLAKGLVKKCLYKNVQRKEEKYTSPIAEVTKDVVNICHIPSPSPPWRTKVVEKSANFNQGLCLTITEETFSENLHFTACLRDASPNASKGYCGHRFQEESQDQQQKSKRTFDQVDQSPFSISSRRKKSNAEYKRGCEIPEFQPVVHTGLTREIRALGLDPAESNCKSPNVTNGDFGETISISERISEVTPVTPLAKNLLSELDEQCEKENCGDDFNCSFQTDEHDMSLKRSLSMYSASSTQDVSCTESHSEKALDTSIKDTSFEELTIKDQVSPQSCLLGKMLPFPQCTAPMHQLVNADRSHHMGHSTEGGYDLQPSFMVNPLTSYQNKPIVGFRSYCSPIYESDLSIQSRMSVDSVEKMDTSLCTSSYPRAATPLPRAQPYRVTGSSQTPLLTAVQTPYRTPKSVRRGPAPTEGDRILGTPDYLAPELLLRMPHGPAVDWWALGVCLFEFLTGIPPFNDETSQQVFQNILNRDIPWPEGEEELSKNAHSAIEILLTIECFKRAGLKELKKHPLFQEVDWDNLQNCSMPFVPQPDDETDTTYFEARNNAQHLVVSGFSL